CGTGCACTTCCAGGAATTCCTGGAACTGGTCGGAGACCGCGATGGTCACGTACTGGTAGCGGTAGATGCGCCGCTTGAGGGTCTCCAGCAACAGGCGCAGGTTCTCGTTGCCGCAGTTCTCATAGAAAAAGTAGTGCAGCTGGCTGTTGTAGTGAATCCACTCTTTGAGGTCGCGCTTGGCTGCGGCCTTGCGGCAACCGGCTTGCAGCTTTTTCAGATGAGCCACCTGGGCCTTGGTTGCCTTTTCGGCGCTCAGGCGGGCGGCGTAGCTCTCCAGGATGCGCCGGAGGTCGTAGATCTCCTCCACTTGGCGAACCGAGAGCTTGGATACGCGGTAGCCCTTGTTGGGCGCGTAGGTGAGCAGGCCCTCGCCCTCCAGCAGGCGTAGGCACTCGCGGATGGTGCTGCGGCTGGCGTTGAAGCGCTGGGCCAGGTCTTTTTCGGTGAGGCGCTCACCGGGCGAGAGCTGGCCGTAGGTGATCTCCTCGCGGATGGC
This portion of the Desulfarculaceae bacterium genome encodes:
- a CDS encoding GntR family transcriptional regulator, which gives rise to MTRSVRETIFEAIREEITYGQLSPGERLTEKDLAQRFNASRSTIRECLRLLEGEGLLTYAPNKGYRVSKLSVRQVEEIYDLRRILESYAARLSAEKATKAQVAHLKKLQAGCRKAAAKRDLKEWIHYNSQLHYFFYENCGNENLRLLLETLKRRIYRYQYVTIAVSDQFQEFLEVHEKIIEACAAQDGRAAEKAMKKHLHQMQSAMLDYLQQFPGLGPR